Proteins from a genomic interval of Chryseobacterium indologenes:
- a CDS encoding RHS repeat-associated core domain-containing protein, with protein sequence MLLRQDMAMKKIYTEKKYDALFAGRVSQVVPAGNIWSQRPVNIGYGTNIDNEVRKYTLTTTWVDGRTETAISGPVFYPANQLGKNTVTDPDGNTGTEFKNGKGETILVRKNDGAQNVDTYYLYNEYGQLVYVIPPMAVTGTAPDQATLDNLCYQYRYDGLGRLVEKKVPGKGWEYMIYDGQDRLVATQDANLREKGQWLYTKYDKFGRVTFTGINSGGGRSSEQAYANIFGSNNVTRTSSVFFNREGMDVYYDPNSTYPTVGWVKLLSVNYYDTYPAYSFNPPFPSSVFGKPVISDTGNAPVNTKAMPTLSLVKNIEDDNWTKNYAYYDGKGRLISTYAINHLGGYTKTETELDFAGVTQQSKVYHRRLSGDKEMVIAQSFDYDNQNRVLRHRHQVGPQPVEILAENTYNELSQITNKKVGNGLESMDYQYDIRGALTKINDPAALGNKLFGYELKYQNPAYTNIAPGKSNGNISEIDWKSASDGVLKRYSYTYDALNRLKDAVYTEPNTTNPYNNYYNEYATYDLNGNIKTLKRNAFPVTGTTATQVDDLVYQYTGNRLDKVIENALNDTGYEGGNNLIDYDQNGNMINMKDKGIQTIGYNFLSLPNQTSISLTNSAGKVSTTNIDHIYRADGTKLRKTTVQQAYMGLPRTETTDYLDGFQYTNIDDGQGCRTCKTESAYEEQAYRKVIGPIIPGGPKWTLNFIPTAEGFYSFTENRYIYQYKDHLGNVRVSFARNSAGAPEITGTNNYYPFGLNHIGGGNMSSFSNYHSYKFGGKELQETGMYDFGARMYMPDLGRWGVIDPLAETMRRYSPYNYAFNNPISFIDPDGMAPLNQFRMMSDSRPDATSGWTNPNWLGRGSYGNIDYGETLAPGGGGGVYETGYGTVYEGSYARDAFSSLISGADPTPRPKKNRSIWNRIGRFLGLVGSSKKGSIEVGPAVAIDPYVPIVSPYESIGVFSSYIASQIRTTTETFFSFSGGSNDPDKETLNKLRPGDRIDFNNMFEYIINGYGRSAKILNVRPDEIQAGIDAISVATLPDIFKGDPDSLLINEALYFPQVHDTSIYVPYNQNFSKESDKFNKAVRIINKRGIDNWYKKYYGK encoded by the coding sequence ATGCTCCTTCGGCAGGATATGGCAATGAAAAAAATCTACACCGAAAAAAAATATGATGCCCTCTTTGCCGGGCGCGTCAGCCAGGTGGTACCGGCAGGAAATATATGGTCCCAGAGACCTGTTAATATAGGCTATGGAACCAATATTGATAATGAAGTCAGAAAATATACACTAACCACGACATGGGTGGATGGCAGGACGGAAACTGCTATTTCCGGGCCTGTTTTTTACCCTGCCAATCAATTGGGGAAAAATACGGTAACCGATCCTGACGGGAATACCGGTACAGAATTTAAAAACGGAAAAGGAGAAACCATCCTCGTTAGAAAAAATGATGGGGCACAGAATGTAGATACATACTACCTCTATAATGAATACGGACAACTGGTCTATGTCATTCCTCCGATGGCAGTAACAGGTACCGCTCCTGATCAGGCCACATTAGATAATCTCTGTTACCAGTATCGCTATGACGGACTGGGAAGGTTGGTAGAGAAAAAAGTTCCCGGAAAAGGCTGGGAATATATGATCTATGACGGGCAGGACAGACTGGTGGCCACTCAGGATGCCAACTTGAGGGAAAAAGGACAATGGTTGTACACCAAATATGATAAGTTCGGAAGAGTAACATTTACCGGGATAAATTCAGGTGGAGGAAGAAGTTCAGAGCAGGCGTATGCTAATATCTTCGGAAGTAATAATGTCACCAGAACCTCATCGGTTTTCTTTAACAGAGAAGGGATGGATGTGTATTATGATCCCAATAGTACCTATCCTACAGTGGGGTGGGTAAAGCTGTTATCGGTCAATTATTATGATACTTATCCTGCCTATAGCTTTAATCCGCCTTTTCCATCTTCAGTGTTTGGAAAACCTGTTATTTCCGATACAGGGAATGCTCCTGTCAATACGAAGGCAATGCCTACGCTTAGTCTTGTGAAAAATATTGAGGATGACAACTGGACGAAAAATTATGCGTATTATGATGGGAAAGGAAGGTTGATCAGCACCTATGCCATTAACCATCTGGGCGGATACACCAAAACAGAAACCGAACTGGACTTTGCAGGCGTTACCCAACAGTCTAAAGTATATCATAGAAGACTAAGTGGTGATAAAGAAATGGTCATTGCCCAAAGTTTTGATTATGACAACCAAAACAGAGTGCTGAGACATCGTCACCAGGTAGGGCCCCAACCTGTGGAAATTCTTGCAGAAAATACCTATAATGAGTTGTCACAGATTACCAATAAAAAAGTTGGAAATGGCCTGGAGAGTATGGATTATCAGTATGACATCCGTGGGGCTCTTACGAAAATTAATGATCCGGCAGCATTGGGAAATAAGTTGTTTGGGTATGAACTGAAATACCAGAACCCGGCCTATACCAATATTGCTCCGGGAAAGAGCAACGGAAACATCTCGGAAATCGACTGGAAGTCTGCTTCAGATGGGGTGTTGAAAAGGTATTCTTACACCTATGATGCTTTAAACAGGTTAAAGGATGCCGTGTATACAGAACCGAATACGACCAACCCGTATAACAATTATTATAACGAATATGCGACCTATGATCTGAACGGAAATATCAAGACCCTGAAAAGGAATGCTTTCCCGGTAACAGGAACCACCGCCACCCAGGTAGATGACCTCGTATACCAATACACCGGAAACCGCCTGGACAAAGTCATTGAAAATGCATTGAACGACACCGGATATGAAGGCGGAAACAATCTGATTGATTACGACCAGAACGGAAACATGATCAATATGAAGGATAAGGGGATTCAGACGATCGGATATAATTTTCTCAGTCTGCCTAATCAAACTTCCATTTCCTTGACCAATTCGGCAGGAAAAGTGTCTACCACAAATATTGATCACATCTATAGAGCAGACGGAACAAAACTTAGAAAAACAACCGTTCAACAGGCTTATATGGGGCTGCCCAGAACGGAGACCACAGATTACCTGGATGGCTTTCAGTATACCAATATAGATGACGGACAAGGATGCCGTACCTGTAAAACTGAAAGTGCGTATGAAGAACAGGCCTACAGAAAAGTGATCGGCCCTATTATCCCCGGCGGGCCAAAATGGACATTGAATTTTATCCCTACCGCAGAAGGCTTTTACAGTTTCACGGAAAACCGTTATATTTACCAGTACAAAGACCATTTAGGCAATGTAAGGGTAAGTTTCGCCAGAAACAGCGCAGGCGCTCCTGAAATTACCGGAACAAACAACTATTATCCATTTGGGCTTAACCATATCGGAGGAGGAAATATGTCTTCATTCTCCAATTATCATTCCTATAAATTTGGAGGCAAAGAACTTCAGGAAACAGGGATGTATGACTTTGGAGCCAGAATGTATATGCCTGATCTGGGAAGGTGGGGCGTGATAGATCCGTTGGCAGAAACGATGAGAAGATATTCTCCTTATAATTATGCCTTTAATAATCCTATAAGCTTTATAGATCCTGATGGGATGGCTCCATTGAACCAATTTAGGATGATGTCAGATTCTCGTCCTGATGCGACTTCCGGTTGGACAAACCCCAATTGGTTGGGAAGAGGATCATACGGTAATATAGATTATGGAGAAACTTTAGCACCTGGAGGTGGTGGAGGTGTTTATGAAACTGGTTATGGAACTGTATATGAAGGAAGTTATGCAAGAGATGCTTTTTCATCTTTAATATCTGGTGCTGATCCAACTCCTCGACCTAAGAAAAATAGGAGCATATGGAATAGAATCGGCCGTTTTTTGGGGTTAGTTGGTAGCAGTAAAAAAGGAAGCATAGAAGTTGGTCCTGCGGTAGCTATAGATCCTTATGTTCCAATTGTTTCCCCCTATGAATCTATTGGCGTATTCTCTTCTTATATAGCAAGTCAAATAAGAACTACAACGGAAACATTCTTTAGTTTTTCAGGAGGATCAAATGATCCGGATAAAGAAACTTTGAATAAGCTTAGACCTGGTGATAGAATAGATTTTAATAATATGTTTGAGTATATTATAAATGGTTATGGGAGATCTGCAAAAATTTTAAATGTACGACCAGATGAAATTCAGGCCGGTATTGATGCTATTAGCGTTGCAACTCTACCAGATATATTTAAAGGTGATCCGGATAGTTTATTAATTAATGAGGCCCTTTATTTTCCTCAGGTTCATGATACGTCAATATATGTTCCTTATAATCAAAATTTTAGTAAAGAGTCAGATAAATTTAATAAAGCTGTCAGAATTATAAATAAAAGAGGTATAGATAATTGGTATAAAAAATATTATGGTAAATAA
- a CDS encoding RHS repeat-associated core domain-containing protein, which translates to MFYAGCERSSVRVSFARNSAGAPEITGTNNYYPFGLNHIGGGNMSSFSNYHSYKFRGKELQETGMYDFGARMYMPDLGRWGVIDPLAETMRRYSPYNYAFNNPISFIDPDGMTPMNQFKMITDTRPDATSGWTNPNWLGKGGGSGSDYGAVLGSDGGGGVYENDYGTVYEGSYARDAFSDLVSGNPPRPKNKKLNFLQRVGNFFNKLLGNNKGVGITTFAAGAQVSRIVQIGELIQLNAQAFYSASGTLATRSIWALPLILNGDSSHARGYDIPITGTTDVPADDSDGVEYFYRAMSYNEYNKAGGYLTQRINDLGIDMGEGPYVTRRLEYAQRAIFSFGYSDQYDVIVQYAVPQGTYEMFKNISLPARGVQ; encoded by the coding sequence ATCTTTTACGCAGGCTGCGAACGCAGTTCAGTACGGGTAAGTTTCGCAAGAAACAGCGCAGGCGCTCCTGAAATTACCGGAACCAACAACTATTATCCTTTTGGGCTTAACCATATCGGAGGAGGAAATATGTCTTCATTCTCCAATTATCATTCCTATAAATTTAGAGGTAAAGAACTCCAGGAAACAGGGATGTATGATTTTGGAGCCAGGATGTATATGCCTGATCTGGGAAGATGGGGCGTGATAGATCCACTGGCAGAAACGATGAGAAGATATTCTCCTTATAACTATGCTTTCAATAACCCGATCAGTTTCATAGATCCAGATGGGATGACACCAATGAATCAGTTTAAGATGATAACCGATACTCGTCCTGATGCAACTTCAGGTTGGACAAACCCAAATTGGTTAGGAAAAGGTGGTGGATCAGGAAGTGATTATGGAGCTGTTTTAGGATCTGACGGAGGTGGCGGAGTCTATGAGAATGATTATGGAACTGTATATGAAGGAAGTTATGCAAGAGATGCTTTTTCAGATTTGGTATCAGGAAATCCTCCTCGGCCTAAGAATAAAAAGCTAAATTTTCTTCAAAGAGTTGGAAACTTCTTTAATAAATTATTGGGTAATAATAAAGGCGTCGGTATTACAACATTTGCTGCTGGAGCACAGGTCAGTAGAATTGTTCAGATTGGAGAGTTAATTCAGTTAAATGCACAAGCTTTTTATAGTGCTAGTGGTACTTTAGCAACTCGTAGTATTTGGGCATTACCATTAATATTGAATGGGGATAGCTCTCATGCACGTGGTTATGATATACCTATTACAGGTACAACAGATGTACCAGCAGATGATTCGGATGGTGTTGAATACTTTTATAGAGCAATGTCTTACAATGAGTATAATAAAGCTGGTGGCTATTTAACGCAGCGTATAAATGATTTAGGAATTGATATGGGTGAAGGTCCATATGTGACGAGAAGACTTGAGTATGCACAAAGGGCAATTTTTAGTTTTGGCTATTCAGATCAGTATGATGTTATTGTTCAATATGCTGTACCTCAAGGTACTTATGAGATGTTTAAAAATATATCTCTTCCTGCTAGAGGAGTACAATGA